Proteins from a single region of Gemmatimonadales bacterium:
- a CDS encoding BTAD domain-containing putative transcriptional regulator, which translates to MIQLRLLGSVALTGPAGEEPSGVLRQPKGLALLAYLAVASPRGYHRRDTLLALFWPERDMEHARAALRHWLYTLRRALGEGVILSRGDEEVGLAPDRFWCDAAAFEDAAAAGRPEEASDLYQGDLLAGFHLSDAPEFERWLEEARARFRDRATQAAWSLAGDNDGSARLPVAVRWARRGLALAPYDESGVRRLMALLDRKGDRAQAVREYEQFARRLAVDLELEPSTETVALAEAIRRRQGGARSNNVAALDAVDRRPDPEPKLPRRHGWVPVMLAVLTAVVGVGLAAGAILRDRSPELAPHRVAAAVFENRTGRRDLDPLGTLAADWIIRGLVQTPLVDVTDLEAVYAGGRSDSGRSVDSRSLARRNGAGMVISGSYYRSGDSVLFQAGIADVATGRILRSFEPVGAPVERAPDALKALRDLVVGGLAILVNPAFAPVDPDMSPPKLAAYREFMAGLNRESWRDWKTAAAHYRQAAALDSTFIAPVVQLAFGSLWAGADCRVTDSLAAALDRPRDQLTPWNRMTIDIERFRCRDGQPTAVRLLERRFHAYPQSKAARWQYAWALLHSNQPRAARELLQRLDPDRDCKDESQHCLGWFPGDARSEYWSLVTAADHILGDHRAELAVTDRWRDSTNSRWQLVRGRALGAIGREQEVFELFRSMTLRSVDSVAQPSLAMATELLVHGHRSIGIAVAESILAHLELTPDVDSSRAGYIAWANQLLGRKEAELAALRKMAWSTLSAVHTISEVDTTLMLDAEGRVAVLVGDTTGAERIDSILAEQSRRVLRHPWIRGALIVAQAHIAAGLGRRDQAVALLKAASARGLLELGPSFAYHQDLLLAPLRGYPPFEALLRPDN; encoded by the coding sequence ATGATCCAGCTCCGTCTGCTCGGCAGCGTTGCACTCACCGGTCCCGCCGGCGAAGAGCCGTCAGGTGTTCTCCGCCAGCCCAAGGGGCTGGCACTCCTTGCCTACCTCGCAGTCGCTTCGCCCCGAGGCTATCACCGGCGGGATACACTCCTCGCGCTCTTCTGGCCGGAGCGTGACATGGAGCACGCCCGGGCCGCGCTGAGGCATTGGCTGTACACCCTGCGGCGCGCCTTGGGTGAAGGGGTGATCCTCAGTCGGGGCGACGAGGAGGTGGGACTCGCGCCCGACCGGTTCTGGTGCGATGCGGCAGCGTTTGAAGATGCCGCTGCTGCCGGACGCCCGGAGGAGGCATCCGACCTCTACCAAGGCGATCTCCTCGCGGGCTTTCACCTCTCCGATGCCCCTGAGTTCGAGCGTTGGCTGGAGGAGGCGCGGGCACGGTTTCGTGACCGGGCCACCCAGGCCGCTTGGTCGCTGGCCGGGGACAATGACGGCAGCGCCCGGCTACCCGTGGCCGTGCGCTGGGCGCGACGCGGGTTGGCGCTTGCTCCCTACGATGAAAGCGGAGTCCGGCGGTTGATGGCACTCCTGGACCGGAAGGGGGATCGGGCCCAGGCGGTGCGCGAGTACGAGCAGTTCGCCCGGCGTCTGGCGGTGGACCTCGAGCTCGAGCCCTCGACCGAAACCGTGGCGCTCGCCGAGGCCATCCGAAGGCGCCAGGGAGGAGCGCGGAGCAACAACGTCGCTGCTTTGGACGCTGTGGACCGACGGCCGGACCCCGAGCCCAAACTACCGCGGCGCCATGGCTGGGTTCCCGTAATGTTGGCCGTACTGACCGCCGTCGTCGGGGTCGGCCTGGCAGCGGGAGCGATCCTGCGCGACCGGTCTCCGGAGCTCGCTCCGCACCGGGTGGCGGCGGCCGTGTTTGAGAACCGCACCGGCCGGCGGGACCTCGACCCCCTCGGCACCTTGGCCGCGGACTGGATCATCCGGGGCCTAGTGCAGACGCCGCTGGTGGACGTGACCGATCTGGAGGCGGTGTACGCGGGTGGGCGTAGCGATTCCGGCCGCTCAGTGGACTCCCGGAGCCTGGCCCGACGAAACGGCGCCGGAATGGTGATCTCAGGGAGCTACTATCGCTCGGGTGACAGCGTGCTCTTCCAGGCGGGCATCGCGGACGTTGCGACCGGCCGAATTCTTCGGTCCTTCGAGCCGGTTGGCGCACCCGTCGAGAGGGCACCCGACGCTCTCAAGGCGCTGCGTGATCTGGTGGTGGGCGGTCTCGCCATCCTGGTGAATCCGGCCTTCGCTCCTGTGGACCCCGACATGAGCCCGCCGAAACTCGCCGCGTACCGGGAGTTCATGGCTGGGCTGAACCGTGAGAGCTGGAGGGATTGGAAAACTGCGGCTGCGCACTACCGCCAGGCGGCCGCGCTCGACTCGACGTTCATCGCACCGGTCGTCCAACTGGCCTTTGGCTCCCTATGGGCTGGTGCCGACTGCAGGGTCACAGACTCTCTTGCCGCCGCTCTCGATCGTCCGCGGGACCAGTTGACCCCATGGAACCGCATGACCATTGACATAGAGCGGTTCCGCTGTCGGGATGGCCAGCCGACTGCGGTCCGGCTCCTCGAGCGGCGGTTCCACGCCTACCCCCAATCGAAGGCCGCTCGGTGGCAATACGCATGGGCACTCCTCCACTCCAACCAACCGAGAGCCGCGCGGGAGCTCCTCCAGCGGCTCGATCCCGACCGCGACTGCAAGGACGAGTCGCAGCACTGCCTGGGCTGGTTTCCCGGCGATGCGCGGAGCGAGTACTGGTCGCTGGTGACGGCCGCCGACCACATCCTGGGGGACCATCGAGCCGAGCTCGCCGTCACGGATCGCTGGCGCGATTCAACCAATTCGCGGTGGCAGTTGGTCCGCGGCCGTGCGCTCGGTGCCATCGGCAGGGAGCAGGAGGTCTTCGAGCTTTTCCGGAGCATGACGCTGCGGTCCGTCGACTCGGTCGCGCAGCCCAGTCTCGCCATGGCGACCGAGCTTCTGGTCCACGGCCATCGCAGCATCGGGATCGCTGTCGCTGAGAGCATTCTGGCGCATCTCGAGTTGACGCCCGACGTCGACTCGAGCCGGGCAGGGTACATCGCCTGGGCCAATCAGCTGCTCGGCCGGAAGGAAGCTGAACTGGCGGCACTCCGGAAGATGGCCTGGTCAACCCTATCCGCCGTGCACACCATTAGCGAGGTGGACACGACCTTGATGCTGGATGCAGAGGGCCGGGTCGCGGTGTTGGTCGGAGATACCACTGGGGCCGAGCGGATCGACAGCATTCTGGCCGAACAGAGCCGACGTGTCCTGAGGCATCCCTGGATAAGGGGGGCGCTCATCGTGGCGCAGGCCCACATCGCCGCCGGCCTGGGACGGCGCGATCAGGCAGTCGCACTCCTCAAGGCCGCGAGCGCCCGTGGCTTACTTGAGCTGGGCCCTTCCTTTGCCTACCACCAGGACCTGCTGCTCGCTCCTCTCCGGGGCTACCCGCCGTTCGAGGCGCTGCTCCGGCCGGACAA